Proteins encoded together in one Chryseobacterium sp. G0201 window:
- a CDS encoding SDR family NAD(P)-dependent oxidoreductase — translation METKKVWLITGASKGLGLALVKKLLEKNYRVVATTRNAQSLISEIGEASEQFLPLEVNLVDNEDVQSAIAKSVDYFGQLDVIVNNAGYGLIGTLEELSDKEARDNFDINVFGTLNVIRNAMPYLRQQKSGHIFNISSIGGYSGNFPGWGIYCATKFAVAGLTESLAEEIRDFGVKATVVYPGYFRTDFLSKDSVKTPENAIPEYETARNSEQSHLDEINGNQPNDPEKGAEALIAISEEQNPPVHFLLGSGASEFLDNKIAAIKGDAEKWESLTLSTVI, via the coding sequence ATGGAAACAAAAAAAGTATGGCTCATTACAGGAGCCTCAAAAGGTTTGGGATTAGCCTTAGTTAAAAAATTATTAGAAAAGAATTATCGTGTTGTTGCAACCACCAGAAATGCTCAGTCATTGATTTCCGAAATCGGAGAAGCTTCTGAACAATTTTTACCACTTGAAGTTAATTTAGTAGATAATGAAGATGTCCAATCAGCCATCGCAAAAAGTGTTGATTATTTTGGACAGCTTGATGTAATTGTCAATAACGCAGGCTACGGATTGATTGGAACTTTGGAAGAACTTTCCGACAAAGAAGCAAGAGACAATTTCGACATCAATGTATTCGGAACGCTGAATGTAATCAGAAATGCAATGCCTTATCTTCGTCAGCAAAAATCAGGACATATTTTCAACATTTCTTCCATTGGAGGATACTCCGGAAACTTTCCGGGTTGGGGAATTTACTGTGCTACAAAATTTGCAGTGGCCGGACTTACAGAATCATTAGCCGAGGAAATTAGAGATTTTGGAGTGAAAGCAACCGTTGTGTATCCGGGATATTTCAGAACAGATTTCTTAAGTAAAGACTCTGTAAAAACGCCTGAGAATGCTATTCCGGAATATGAAACAGCAAGAAATTCGGAACAATCTCATCTTGATGAAATTAATGGAAATCAGCCTAATGATCCTGAAAAAGGAGCAGAAGCTTTGATCGCAATCAGTGAAGAACAAAATCCACCAGTACATTTCTTATTGGGTAGCGGTGCTTCTGAGTTTTTGGATAATAAAATTGCTGCAATTAAAGGAGATGCGGAAAAGTGGGAAAGTTTGACTTTATCGACTGTGATTTAA
- the gldG gene encoding gliding motility-associated ABC transporter substrate-binding protein GldG, whose product MKKIQFKSPLGILLFVVLPLVIILAVSGVRLDLTKEKRYTLSENTIKVLKSVKKPLTVDVYLEGDFPASFKQLQGETKFMLEEFRKINSNIDFKFIDPIKTKMSQDTLMAMGMQPSVLPDIKDGKVSQIMLFPYAVVKYDKKGVSIPLVVQQANINADEQLTKSIENLEYNLVSNIKNIAADKRKKIGILVNQDELNPREFHGFMELASESYDAGPVIPKNQVELTVADVPLLKQMSALVIAKPRKAFTDGEKVILDQYIMNGGKTLWMIDAVNAEMDTLMRSQKVMPFPVDVNMTDFFFNYGLRINPALVKDLKKFALLKLVTGEVSGNAQYTSLPWPYYPLGIAEHNNPITKNINPVKFEFPTSIDTLGRKNIKTNILFESSERTLLKQVPNYVDLKEIASVDSLGQMEKPSTPKIYAVALEGKFTSAYGSRIERKSYPGFKAQSPENKMIVIADGDIGRNKVIKDEPLPLGVDLMTNEQFGNEQFLRNALDYLLDDSNLMDLRNRNIEERLLDRQRITEEKGNWQWLNLLLPLAIIGLLGGLFFWLRKKKFG is encoded by the coding sequence ATGAAGAAGATACAATTTAAATCTCCATTAGGAATTTTACTTTTCGTTGTTTTACCATTGGTCATTATTCTGGCTGTTTCAGGGGTCAGATTAGATTTAACAAAAGAAAAAAGATATACCCTTTCTGAGAATACCATCAAAGTATTAAAATCGGTTAAGAAACCATTGACCGTTGATGTATACTTGGAAGGCGATTTTCCTGCAAGTTTCAAACAGCTTCAGGGCGAAACGAAATTTATGCTGGAAGAATTCAGAAAGATCAATTCAAACATAGATTTTAAATTCATTGATCCTATTAAAACCAAAATGTCTCAGGACACATTGATGGCAATGGGAATGCAGCCTTCGGTACTTCCTGATATTAAAGATGGAAAGGTTTCACAAATCATGCTTTTCCCGTATGCTGTGGTGAAGTACGATAAAAAGGGAGTTTCAATTCCTTTGGTTGTACAGCAGGCGAACATCAATGCAGACGAACAACTGACAAAATCAATTGAAAATCTTGAATACAATCTTGTTTCAAACATCAAAAATATTGCAGCCGATAAAAGAAAAAAGATCGGAATTTTGGTGAATCAGGATGAATTAAATCCACGTGAATTTCATGGTTTTATGGAATTAGCTTCTGAAAGTTACGATGCAGGACCTGTTATTCCTAAAAATCAGGTTGAACTGACTGTTGCTGATGTTCCTTTATTGAAACAGATGAGCGCCTTGGTGATTGCAAAACCTAGAAAAGCATTTACAGATGGCGAAAAAGTAATTCTTGACCAATACATCATGAACGGCGGAAAAACTTTATGGATGATCGATGCCGTGAACGCCGAAATGGATACGCTGATGAGGTCTCAAAAAGTAATGCCTTTTCCTGTAGATGTCAATATGACGGATTTCTTTTTCAATTATGGACTGAGAATCAATCCGGCCTTGGTGAAAGATTTGAAGAAATTTGCTTTGCTGAAATTGGTAACAGGAGAAGTAAGCGGAAATGCACAATATACAAGTCTTCCGTGGCCATATTATCCTCTTGGAATTGCTGAACACAATAATCCGATCACTAAAAATATCAACCCTGTAAAATTTGAATTCCCGACATCAATCGATACGTTAGGAAGAAAAAATATTAAGACCAATATTCTTTTTGAATCGAGTGAGAGAACGCTTTTAAAGCAGGTTCCAAACTATGTTGATCTGAAAGAAATTGCAAGTGTAGACAGTCTCGGACAAATGGAAAAGCCAAGTACTCCGAAGATTTATGCCGTTGCCTTGGAAGGGAAATTTACTTCTGCTTACGGATCTAGAATTGAAAGAAAATCGTATCCCGGATTTAAGGCTCAAAGCCCTGAAAACAAAATGATCGTCATTGCAGACGGTGATATAGGAAGAAATAAAGTGATCAAAGACGAACCTTTACCTTTAGGTGTTGACCTGATGACGAATGAGCAATTCGGAAACGAACAGTTTTTAAGAAATGCTTTAGATTATCTCTTAGACGACAGTAATTTAATGGATTTAAGAAACAGAAACATCGAAGAAAGACTTCTTGACCGACAAAGAATAACCGAAGAGAAAGGCAATTGGCAGTGGCTGAATTTACTGCTTCCTTTAGCAATTATCGGATTGTTAGGAGGATTGTTCTTCTGGTTGAGGAAGAAGAAGTTTGGATAG
- a CDS encoding Crp/Fnr family transcriptional regulator, with protein sequence MKQLFDFILRFGNLNQQQIDFISSKAVEINFSKEEYFSEAGKIAKQVGFIVDGILRVCYYNNKGEEITKYFIEENNLVVDLESFDNQICSSAYVQAVTDCKMIVFSRKDWLELLQTIVGWEAIVHKIISRALIQKVERRSPLVSEDATTRYLKFLEIYPTVVNRIPLSYIASYLGVTQSSLSRIRKNIGKV encoded by the coding sequence ATGAAACAATTATTTGATTTTATTTTAAGATTTGGAAATCTTAATCAGCAACAGATCGATTTTATTTCAAGCAAAGCCGTTGAAATCAATTTTTCGAAAGAAGAATATTTTTCAGAAGCAGGGAAAATAGCAAAACAAGTCGGTTTCATTGTAGATGGAATTTTGCGCGTTTGCTATTACAATAATAAAGGCGAAGAAATCACCAAATACTTCATTGAAGAAAATAATCTGGTTGTAGATCTGGAAAGTTTTGATAATCAAATTTGTTCAAGTGCCTATGTTCAGGCGGTCACCGACTGTAAAATGATCGTTTTTTCAAGAAAAGACTGGTTAGAATTACTACAAACCATTGTTGGTTGGGAAGCTATTGTTCATAAAATTATTTCCAGAGCATTGATTCAGAAAGTGGAAAGAAGAAGTCCTCTTGTTTCAGAAGATGCTACAACACGCTATCTTAAATTTTTGGAGATCTACCCTACTGTTGTCAACCGTATTCCGCTTTCGTATATTGCTTCTTATTTGGGAGTGACGCAGTCTTCTTTGAGTAGGATTAGGAAGAATATTGGTAAAGTTTAG
- a CDS encoding SDR family oxidoreductase codes for MNSVLITGANRSIGLETAKQLSEKGLFVYLGSRDLEKGEAIVKELTEKGFQNIKAIEIDVTNPDSISAAKNLVEKEQGKLDILINNAGILGVNPQTAAETSIKDIQTVFDTNFFGVISVTQAFLELLKKSESPRITNITSGLGSLTLHSDPTWKYYNVKAAAYGPSKSALNAYTIVLAYELKDLPFKVNVIDPGYTATDFNNHNGPGSVESAATFIVKHTLTDENAPTGQFYSNDIEDEIGISPW; via the coding sequence ATGAATTCAGTATTAATTACAGGAGCCAACAGAAGTATTGGCCTTGAAACCGCAAAACAACTTTCAGAAAAAGGATTATTCGTTTATTTAGGAAGCCGTGATCTTGAAAAAGGAGAAGCTATCGTCAAAGAATTAACCGAAAAAGGTTTTCAAAATATCAAAGCCATCGAAATAGATGTTACCAATCCCGATTCTATTTCAGCAGCTAAAAATTTGGTCGAAAAAGAACAGGGAAAACTGGATATTCTAATCAACAACGCAGGAATTTTAGGCGTAAATCCTCAAACTGCAGCAGAAACATCGATCAAAGATATTCAAACCGTATTTGATACCAACTTTTTTGGAGTGATCAGTGTGACACAGGCATTTTTAGAACTGCTAAAAAAATCGGAAAGCCCGAGAATAACTAACATTACTTCCGGGTTGGGTTCATTAACCCTTCACAGCGATCCGACTTGGAAATATTACAATGTAAAAGCTGCTGCTTACGGACCTTCAAAGTCTGCATTGAATGCTTACACGATTGTTTTAGCCTATGAATTGAAGGATCTTCCTTTTAAAGTAAATGTTATCGATCCCGGCTATACGGCAACAGATTTTAACAACCATAATGGTCCGGGTTCTGTTGAAAGTGCTGCTACTTTTATCGTTAAACACACGCTTACGGATGAAAATGCACCAACAGGACAGTTTTACAGTAATGATATTGAGGATGAAATTGGGATAAGCCCGTGGTAG
- a CDS encoding CopD family protein: MLYTIIKALHIIFMVSYFAGIFYLVRIFVYYKDTDEFAEEKKKILREQYTFMARRLWNIITVPAGIIMTVCGLVMIFLNPGLMKMSWFHLKLTFLIGLAIYHYWCWKKVLQLKELNGNTLEIANIKLRQANEIATFILFLVVFTVILKSMAIEYWWQLIAGFFVLVFLIMMTVKLVNKNKKK; this comes from the coding sequence ATGCTTTACACAATAATAAAAGCTTTACATATCATTTTTATGGTAAGTTATTTTGCGGGAATTTTTTATCTCGTAAGAATTTTCGTTTACTATAAAGATACCGATGAATTTGCCGAAGAAAAAAAGAAGATTTTAAGAGAACAATATACTTTCATGGCTCGAAGATTATGGAATATTATTACCGTTCCTGCCGGAATTATTATGACGGTATGCGGATTGGTGATGATCTTTTTGAATCCGGGTTTAATGAAAATGTCCTGGTTTCATTTAAAACTAACTTTTCTGATTGGTTTGGCGATTTATCATTACTGGTGCTGGAAAAAAGTACTTCAACTAAAAGAATTAAACGGGAATACCTTAGAAATAGCCAATATAAAATTAAGACAAGCGAATGAAATCGCAACGTTTATTTTGTTTCTGGTGGTTTTCACAGTCATATTAAAATCAATGGCGATTGAATATTGGTGGCAATTAATTGCCGGATTTTTCGTCTTGGTATTTTTAATCATGATGACCGTTAAATTGGTAAATAAAAACAAGAAAAAATAA
- a CDS encoding endonuclease NucS domain-containing protein, giving the protein MTEKENFKIWMNDKWSTGTIKSYSSKIDKLSKDLVAKSMIHTRSLYEIKNSNDLTIIYNNWFTIPEFRERDLKNRTQDSNAFKRYIEFRIYEEKLGKISNPTLSLTPLIEIEEKTESYLFALEEHLQDFLIRNLSTIKKHKLKLYDDGERRGKEFPTEVGLIDILTTDEYDNFYVFETKLSKGMDKALGQLLRYMGWVKINLAKDKNVFGIIVANKMDEKIKYAVEMTPNVSLCEYEMKFDVKFLEKM; this is encoded by the coding sequence ATGACTGAAAAAGAAAATTTTAAAATTTGGATGAACGATAAATGGTCTACAGGAACCATTAAGTCATATTCTTCAAAAATTGATAAACTTTCAAAAGATCTTGTTGCAAAATCAATGATTCATACAAGATCATTATACGAAATTAAAAACTCAAATGATTTAACAATAATTTATAATAACTGGTTTACAATTCCAGAATTTCGAGAAAGAGATTTGAAGAATAGAACACAAGATTCTAATGCTTTTAAAAGATATATTGAGTTTCGAATCTATGAAGAAAAACTTGGAAAAATATCTAATCCAACTTTATCATTAACTCCATTAATTGAAATAGAAGAAAAAACAGAATCTTATTTATTTGCTCTTGAAGAGCATTTACAAGATTTTTTAATTCGAAATCTTTCAACCATAAAAAAACATAAACTTAAATTATATGATGATGGTGAAAGACGTGGAAAAGAGTTTCCTACCGAAGTAGGTCTAATTGATATTTTAACAACTGATGAATATGATAATTTTTATGTATTCGAAACAAAGTTATCAAAAGGAATGGACAAAGCACTTGGACAACTTTTAAGATATATGGGGTGGGTTAAAATAAATTTGGCAAAGGATAAAAATGTATTCGGAATAATTGTAGCTAATAAAATGGATGAAAAAATAAAATATGCCGTAGAAATGACACCAAATGTAAGCTTATGTGAATATGAAATGAAATTTGATGTAAAGTTTTTAGAAAAAATGTAA
- a CDS encoding ABC transporter permease, whose translation MIAIFKKELWSYFGNWSAWIIIATFSLIATLFLFFFDNDFNIFDIGMASLQSYFVLVPWLLMFIIPALSMKTFAEEQQTGTLNWLFSQPLKISDLVLGKFLSVWVVGILCLIPSLIYLYTVYVLGVPAGNIDLGMTFGSYIGMIILIAAFSGVGILASSLSQNQIMAYLLGVFMCFIMYFGIEQLASYKLLGGADFILQNVGFYQHFLGFTRGLIDFKDVAYFVFIIGLTLALSNHFINKKK comes from the coding sequence ATGATTGCAATTTTTAAGAAAGAACTTTGGAGTTACTTTGGGAATTGGAGCGCGTGGATCATCATTGCAACTTTCAGTTTGATAGCGACTCTTTTTCTGTTTTTTTTCGATAACGATTTTAATATTTTCGACATCGGAATGGCTTCTTTACAAAGCTATTTTGTGTTGGTTCCGTGGTTGTTGATGTTTATCATTCCGGCATTGTCTATGAAAACTTTTGCGGAAGAACAGCAGACCGGGACATTAAACTGGTTGTTTTCTCAGCCATTGAAAATTTCAGATTTAGTTCTTGGGAAATTTCTTTCCGTTTGGGTAGTTGGGATATTATGTTTGATTCCTTCATTGATTTACCTTTACACAGTCTATGTTTTGGGAGTTCCTGCCGGAAATATCGACCTTGGAATGACCTTCGGAAGTTATATCGGAATGATCATTTTGATCGCCGCATTTTCAGGTGTTGGAATTTTAGCTTCTTCGCTTTCTCAAAATCAGATCATGGCTTATCTGTTGGGCGTTTTCATGTGTTTCATCATGTATTTCGGGATCGAACAGTTGGCTAGTTATAAATTATTGGGCGGAGCAGATTTTATTTTGCAGAATGTTGGTTTTTATCAACACTTTTTAGGTTTCACAAGAGGTCTTATCGATTTCAAGGATGTAGCCTATTTTGTTTTTATCATTGGTCTTACGCTCGCTTTGTCTAATCATTTTATCAATAAAAAGAAGTAG
- a CDS encoding helix-turn-helix domain-containing protein, with translation MKQTFRFNSISEFHAFCNLPNPEHPLISLIDYSKVNYPTDDNELKWIQNFYSIGLKRNVNAKFNYGQQKYDFDSGVLCFVSPLQFLSLEMKPDVEVEPTGYLLLIHPDFLWGTSLIKKIKSYDFFTYQINEALFLSDKEEKIIVDLFKNIEKEYQTNIDKFTQELIVAQLELFLIYAERFYERQFFTRKKSSHELLERFEQVLSQYFDNGNLIENGIPSVKTIAEQMNISPNYLGTLLRIHTQQNTQQHIQNKIINTAKERLSTTTLSVSEIAYELGFEHPQSFSKLFKQKTNQSPLEFRKLFN, from the coding sequence ATGAAACAGACATTTCGTTTTAATTCAATCTCGGAATTTCATGCTTTCTGTAATCTTCCGAATCCTGAACATCCTTTGATCAGCCTGATAGATTATAGTAAGGTCAATTATCCTACGGACGATAATGAGCTGAAATGGATCCAGAATTTTTATTCAATCGGCTTGAAACGGAATGTTAATGCTAAGTTCAATTACGGTCAGCAGAAATATGATTTTGATTCCGGAGTGTTGTGTTTTGTTTCTCCGCTTCAGTTTTTAAGCCTTGAAATGAAACCGGATGTTGAAGTGGAACCGACAGGATATTTATTACTGATTCATCCCGATTTTCTTTGGGGAACCTCTTTGATCAAGAAAATAAAATCTTACGATTTTTTCACTTATCAAATTAATGAAGCACTTTTCCTATCCGATAAAGAAGAAAAAATTATTGTTGACTTATTTAAAAATATTGAAAAAGAATATCAGACCAATATTGACAAATTCACCCAAGAACTCATTGTTGCTCAATTGGAATTATTTCTGATTTATGCAGAACGTTTTTATGAACGTCAGTTTTTTACAAGAAAGAAATCAAGTCACGAATTGCTGGAAAGATTTGAACAAGTACTATCCCAATATTTTGATAATGGAAATTTAATTGAAAATGGTATTCCTTCCGTCAAAACTATTGCCGAACAAATGAATATTTCCCCCAATTACCTGGGAACTTTATTAAGAATCCATACCCAACAAAACACACAGCAACATATTCAAAATAAAATCATTAACACAGCAAAAGAACGTTTGAGTACAACAACTCTGTCTGTGAGTGAAATTGCTTATGAATTGGGATTTGAGCATCCGCAGTCTTTCAGTAAATTGTTTAAACAAAAAACGAATCAGTCACCCTTGGAGTTTCGGAAATTGTTTAATTAA